One Vicinamibacterales bacterium genomic window, GCGTCGTAGGCGGCGTAGAAGGCCGCACGGTCGCTGCTGGCGTCGATGGTGCGGATCAGGCCGTTGAAGTCACTGGTGTTGGTGACATCGAACTGCAGGCCCGTCCAGCTGCCGCCCGCGACCTGCGCAGCGGTGATCCCGGCGCCGCGGTACTTGTCGGCCAGGGTCGTGAAGCCCTGCTGACCCACGTACAGCGTGTCGCGGAAGTTGTCGGACCGGCTCCACTCGCCGCCGCCCTTGAACGTGTGGTTCTTCCACACGTGCTGGAGCGAGCCGCGGATGGCCTGGTTATCGCGCTCGTCGATCAGGTCGCGGCCGAAGCCGCCCACCTGCTCGTCGGTCAGCACGCGCGCATCGGTTCGCTGGAACAGCACGTCGTTGCGCGACGAGCGGATGGCCGACAGGTCGGTCACCTCGCCGTTGTGCTTGTTGGCGCCGAGCTCGAGCAGCGTGCCGCCCCAGACGCGGGTGTAGGTGGCGCCGTAGCGCGCGCCGCCCTGTTCACGGGCACGGTCGCGGGCGTTGGTGATGTCGCGCTGGCGACGGCCGTTGATCTTCGTCGGGTCGCTCATGTAGCTGGCGCTGAACAGGTCCGACGTGGTCGCCGCCCAGCTGCCCTTGGCGAAGCCCTGGTGCTGGGTGTTGTCCACCGAGCGCATGAACGTGTTGGTGTCCAGCGTCGACACGTCGTCCTTGCGGTTGGTGTAGCGGTAGCTGCCGAAGAACCACGCCTTGTCCTTGAACGCCGGGCCGCCGAACGTGAAGGCGCTGTCCTTGGTCGAGAACTCCTCGGCCGCGCCGTTCTTGTTTTCCGCGACCAGGTTGCTGTTCTGGAAGAAGTAGTTGGCCGAGCCGTGGAAGGTGTTGCTGCCCGACTTGGTGATCACGTTGGAGATCAGCCCGGGCGCGCCGACGAATTCCGCCGGGATGGCGCCGGTGATGACGTGCTGCTCCTGGATGATCTCGGTGTTCAGGTTGGCGCCGAAGGTGCCACTGACCGGATCGGTGACGTTGATGCCGTCGAAGTAGTAGACGTTGTCGGCCGAGATGCCGACGTTGCCGCCGATGTCGCTGTAGTTGAGGCCCGACCGCGCCGCGGGGTTGCCGCCAGAGGCCTGGTCGTCAGGCAGCACGCCCGGCACCAGCTGCAGGTAGCTCTGGTAGCTGCGGCCGGTCGGCAGCGACTCGGTCAGCTCCAGCGTGATGTCCTGGCCGGTGGTGGCGCTGCGGACGTCCACCAGGGGCGTCGCCGCCGTCACCTGCACCGCTTCGGTGAGGCCGGCAATCGACATGGTGACGGTGAGCGAGGCGGTCTGGCCCGAACGGACCAGGATCTTCTCGCGGGTCAGGTCCTTGAAGCCCTGGAGGACCACCGTGACCGTGTACTGCGCCGATGGCGCCAGCGCTTCGAGCTTGGCCACGCCCTGGCCGTCGGTGACGACCGTGCGCTTGGTGATGGTGTCAGCCGCGGCAGCGGTGACGGTGACGCCCGGTAACCGGCCGCCGTCAGCATCCGCCACCACGATCTCGATGGTGCCGGTATTGGTGACCTGGGCGGAGGCGACGCCGGTAAAGACGAGCCAGAGGGCCATGAAAATGGCGCTCGTGCGGATACGCATAAGAGACTTTCTCCTTTGAAGAAACGACAAACAACAGAGTCGAACAGTTGTTCAGTAAAGGAAAAGCCGTGCCACCCGCCACGGGACGAATAGCGCGCTGATCGCTACGAAATACGGGAGGGACTACTTTCGAGCAGGGACGAAAACGCCAATATTTGGTGAGAGTCGCTCAAAGTATTGGATCGACTGGTACCAGTGCTGGGACCAATGACATCTCAATCATGGACGAGCGTTCTTCTTGTCCTTGATCGCCTGCTCGAGTTGCGGGTTCACCTTGAAGCCGGCCTTCTTGGCGGCCCTCAAAGCCTCTTCGGCCTCCACGAGACGTCCCGTTTCGAGATACACCACAGCGAGGTTACTGTGTGCTTCGCCAGACCGGCGGTCGGCCTCGATTGCGGCCTTGTATTCGCGTTCGGCGTCGGCGATCTTGCCCGAGCGAAAGTACGCGCTGCCGAGAGACAACGACACCCACGCCGGCACGGCCGCTTCGATGGTGACACTATTGCCCCGAGCGATTATGTCTTGGAGTTGGCGCCTTTGTTCCTGCAGCTGCCGGAGTTGGTCTTGCGCCTGAGTGGTCTGCGGACCGGACTGCACTTGCCGGACCATTTCGTCGAGCTCAACGATGCGATTACTGCGATAGCGTTGAGCCTCTTGCTGGTTCGAGAACTGGCGGCCAACCTGCGCCCGATACAGATCGCGGCATCGCGACAGGGCCGAGATGGCTGAGACATACTGCTTGAGCGCGATGTGCGCGCGACCCAAGCCGTAGAAGGGCATCTCAAACTCGGGGTCGATCGCGACCGCCTCCTGGAAGTGCTTGACGGCCTGCTCGAATGACTCGCTGCGCATCTGTTCCCAGCCGAGGCGGTTCTGCGCGCGCGACCTCTCGCGATCCCCGGGCGACACGGACTGGGCCGACAACGTCGGGGCGAGGCTCAGGAACGCAAGGGCGAGGGCGATTAGGCTGCGCATGGGCGACTCCAAGAGAAAACCCCGCGAGCCCTTGTGGGCCCGCGGGGCTGACGATAGCCGAACTCCGCCCGGCTCGTCGAGGAGCCGGGCGGTGAGAGCGTTTAGAACAGGAACTTCACGCCCACGCGTGCCTGAATGGGCAACTGGAAGCCATTGTCCATCAGGAAGCGCGGATCCTTTGCCACACCTTGCGAGGTGATCAAGGAGGCCAGCGTCTGACGGCCGCCGTAGAACGCGTCCTCATCAGGAATCACGCCACCGCTGTACTGATAGGTCGAATACTTCCCGACCGCCGTGTCCTGGTTGAGCAAGTTCAGCACATTGAGGCTCAATTGCACTTCGCGTCCACCGACCTTGAACCCGTGCTGTACGAGCAAGTCGGTTTGCGAGTAAATCGGCGTGCGGCCGTCGCTCCCTCGTCCCAGGTACTGCACGGGCAGTGTGTTAGGAGGGTAAATGCCGATTTCGCGCGTCACCGGCAAGCCACTGGCCACGTACTGGTTCAGCCCGACGCTCGTGCCGAAGCCGAACTGGTAAATGAACTGTGTCTTGAACTGATGCGGGCGATCGGTGGGCAGCGGACCCAGGACGGCCTTGCCGCCATCAGCGAACATCATCAACGGATAGTCATAGAGTCGACCTACGTTGGGGCTGGTGCGGCCGTTCTCGTCAGACTGCGAGAGGCCAGAGTAGTTGCCATACAACCGGCTCCAGAGGTAGCTCGTCCGAAGGTACCAGTGGTCGGCCATCCGCTTGTCGAACGCCACTTCGACGCTGTCGTAGTCGCGAACCGGCTTCGGGAGCGCAACGCCTGGATGAGCCAGCGCCGCCAGGCCCTCGCCCGGATTGGCGATGATGTAGATCTCGTTGGACTGGGCGTCGAGGGAGCCGGTGTCCTCAATGCCGCGGTCCACCTGCTTGTGAACGTAGCGGACGCCGAGGGCCATGACGTCGTTAAACTGGTGATCGAGGCCGAAGGTCGCTTCCTGTTGTTTCATCGGCTTCAGGTCCGGGTCGATCGCGTCGGAGCCGAACGACGGGTGACGGAAGTCCACCGGGCCACGGAGCAGTCGTCCTGGGCAAGCGGGCGGGCAGTTGGCGCTCGCCGTCAGGTTCGTATAGTCGAAAGTGTCGAGCGTGTAGTAGTACTCGAGCCACTTGTCGCCGCCGAACGAGCCGCGAGGCAGCTCGAGCTTGAAGATGTCATAGAAGACACCCCACGAACCGGAGACCTTCCACTTGCCGTCGCCCTTGACGTCATAGGCGAAGCCAGCGCGCGGCGCCAACTTCGTGGCGAAGCCGAACTCGACGCCGAATTCTGGAATATCAGCGCCGGTCGTGTAAGTGGGCACCTTCTCCTGTTCGGTGCGCACGCCGAGGTTCACGGTCAGCTTGTTGTTGATGGTCCACGCGTCCTGGATGAAGAGCCCCAGCACGTTCATGTGGATGTCGCCCTCGGTGATGAACCCCTGTTTCGGGTTCACGCCGTTGCTACGCACCTGATAGTAGCCGTAGGTGCCACGCGTTGTCGGGTCGTTCGACACCAGCTGTGTACCCCAGCGGAGCCGCACGAGGTTGTTCGCTTCGCCGCTCAGCACGTTGTTGCCAAGGCGGTCGTACTGAACACCGAACTTCACTTGGTGGGCACCACCCAGGTTGCCGTACACGGTGCCGTCAGCCTGGAAGTACAGGCGCGTCTGCTGATCGCGCGTAATCTTGGTGTTGGACGGGATGTTCTGGTAGCCGGTCGATTGCCGCAGGCTGGCCGGTACCTCTGGGAACGCGAGGTTGTTGCCGGTGGAGAAGATGATGCGTGCAATCTCCGGGACGTTCTCGTCAGACACATCAGAGAAGCGATAACCGCCCTTGATGCCGAAGAATACCTTGGGCGACACGACCCAGTCCAAGTTTCCCGACACGGAGTAGTTCGGGAAGGTGGTGCTCTTGGAATAGTTGGTGCCGGCCGCATCGGTGCCCGCCAACAACGGGAGAAGCCCGTCTTCCTTCCGCCAGCTGTTGTTGTAGGCCACGCGCCCGCGCATGTTATCGCTCAGCTGCGTCGTGAGGTTGCCGGTGACGTTGTGCGTGGTGATCTTCTGGTCCTCGTTGAACGCGCTCGCCGACGGGTTGACTGCCGTCGACGTGCTCACGATTCGGTCGGTGCTGGTGATGGCCGGCTGGTAGGCGCCGAAGAACCAGGCCCGGTTCTTCGCCACTGGACCGCCCACGGCGAACCCCGGCTCGATTCGAGTCTCATCGTCCTTCGGATAGCTGACATACTCCGCCGCGGTTGCGGGAGTAGTGAGGCTGGATCGCAGTGTCGGACGCCGTGCTCCCGCCAGGGAACTGCCCTGGAACTGGAAGCCAGCCGTGCCGGTGAAGTTGTTCGTTCCGCTCTTCGTGATCACGTTGATGACGCCGCCCGTCGCGCCGCCAAACTCTGCGGTGTATCCACTGGACTTTACCTGCACTTCTTCCACGAAGTCGGCGATCAGGTTCGTCCCCGAAGTGCCGTCCTGAATGTCAGTGGTCTCGATGCCGTCGATGATGTAGCGGTTCTCACCGGCGCTGGCGCCGTCGATCGAGAGACCGCCGAGCTTCGACTCGTTGTTGGCGCCGGGCGCCTGGGTGACCAGCGTCGTGAAGTCGCGGCCCTGAGGCAGCAACTCGAGCTGCTCGGCGCGGATGTTGGTCTGGCGCGCGCTCTGGCGCACGTCCACCAACGGGGTTTCCGCGGTGACGGTGACCGACTCGGCGACGCCGGCGAGCGGCAGCGCGAAGTCAACCTTCTTGATCTGGCCCAGGCCCACGCGGACCTCGAACACTTCCTTGGCCACGAAGCCCTGGAGGTTCGCGCTCACGCGGTAGTTGCCGGGAGCGAGGGACGGGAAGCGGTAGACGCCAACTGAGTCGGTCACCGTCGAAGTGACGCGACCATTGTTATCAGCTTCGACGGTGGCACCCGGCAGCACGGCGCCGGAAGCGTCTTTGACGACGCCTTCGATCGAGCCACGCTGTTCCTGCGCCCATGCGGGAGCAGCCAACGCACCGATCAGTAACAGTATTGCGAAAGGTCTTGCGAACATTACCTTTCCTCCTTTGGAAAGCAACAACAACGAGGGAAAAACCAACCCGGGCCGGCAGGGTCACCGCCGCTCCGATTCCCGGAATTCGGGAACAATGGAATGGTAGTCCAGTCAAGGGGCCAAATGTGGGACGAATCGACGAATTCGTGTGATTAAGTGCAGGGTTTCAGGGGTCGGACACACTCGGAATTCGCTGTTTTTGCGCGTAATTGCTGGGTTTTTTTGAACGTTCGTTTGATATCATTTCCTCTGCAAATGCCCTCCCCATCCCAGTCAGCCACGCAGGTCGTGATTCTGGGCGCCGCCCGCACCCCAATCGGCAAGTTTGGTGGCGCCTTCAAGAACGTGCACGCGGCGGAGCTCGGCGCCGTGGCGGCGAGGGCGGCGTTGGCGCGCGCCGGAGTGACCGCCGACGACATTCACGAAGTGCTAATGGGGCACGGCCGCCCCGCCGGTGTCGGCCCCAACGCGGCTCGCCAGGTCGGGCACCGCGCCGGTGTGCCGCACACGGCGCCGGCCTACACCATCAACAAGGCGTGCGCGGGCGGCATGCAGGCGGTGGCGTCGGGCGCGCAGAGCATCCTGCTGGGCGAATCGGACGTCGCCCTCGCTGACGGCATCGAGAACACGAGCCCCGAGCCATTCCCGATCGACGCGGCCGACGTGCCGCGGGTCACGCGACACGTCATGGTTCAACCCGTCGATGGGCATTGACTGAGCCACTAATGAAAGACCTACCGAATGGCCGTGAGTGCCGCTTCAACCGACCTCTCTGCGGCTGGAGACAGGCGTCCTCTCCAGATGGACCGAACGACTCCCGAAGGGTCCACCAGAAGTAAAGTCGGCGTTGCGGCCAACTCCAGATCACGGGGCGTAACATTCTCGTAGCGAAGCGCCTTTAGTCCGTTTGCTTCGCAATATGCCTTTAGTTCCGCCGGCCCTGCCCGTCCGACCACGACGAGCGGGACAGAGGCGTAGGTGCTGCGCAACCGACTATAGAATGGCATGCTCTCCGTGCAGAAGCGGCACTGAGGCGATAGGGCTGCTACCATTGTCCACTGGCGCTCCGCCAATCTCGGCTCTACCTGCGAACCGACATCGACGGTCTTCCTGAAACGTTGCAGGAGCGGCGGACCCATTACGCCAATTGCAATGAGCAGCATGACCACAGTGCCGATGAGTAGAATCCTATCCAGCCATCTCATAGTTGATTCCCCTCTTAGAAGCCCAGTAAGAACGGCGGCACTGCCCGCGGTAACTGCAGGACGTCTCCACGCCTAGTGGGCCAACAAGTGTCGCAGATGGCCTTGCGACACTCCCACCATTGCGAAATATCCTGCAGCCACCGAGGTATTCCTTCACGCCCGCATTCAAACGCGGGTAGTCACGAGAGTTCGTTCGAGAGGCAATGCCTCCGCAGCTACGGTATGCAAGCCCCGGCGTAGCAAACCCAGCCACCAGTGCATTCAGGCCAACAGCCGAAACCGCCGTTGCCGCATGGATCATTCGACTCGGTGTAGAAATCCGATGTTGAACCCCACATCAGAGTGAAATGCCACTGGCAGTCAATGAACCCCTCGCCGACTTGCTCCGTTAGCGAACTGTCTGAGTAGTAAGCCAGCACCGTCGAGTACTCGCGACTGGCCTGTAGGTTGGCCACTGAAGCGACAGCGACGGCCGTGGACACTAGAAACATTAACGCAATGAACTTAGTTTTCATCAATCCCTCGTCTCCGACGTGACTGGTTGAGTTGCAGCGATCGAGAAACCAAGCAGCCGATTTCGGCTGGCCACCTATTCCTGACCGCTATTGAGATAGACGGCCATCAAGACAAGAACTCTCAACCGGTCTATTCGAACGTTCGTTTGATATCATCTCCTCTGCAAATGCCCCCCACCTCCCAGCCAGCCCCGCAGGTCGTGATTCTGGGCGCCGCCCGCCCCCCAATCGGCAAGTTCGGTGGCGCCTTCAAGGACGTGCACGCGGCTGAACTCGGCGCGTTCTACATTTGGAAGAAGAAAATACGCGCAGCTAGGCGTCGCTGAGCTGCGGTAGCTACGATCGCTCGAGGATGAGAATGCGCGCCTGAAGCGGCTCGTCGCGGACCTGTCGCTCGACAAACACATCCTCACCGAGGCCCTGCGAAAAACAGTCTGAGGCCCCACAGCGCCGCGAGCTGGCCGCTGTATCGGCTCGACGGCCTGCAGCTGCGGATGCGGGTCCGTCGACGGAAACACGTCGCTTTGCACCGCTGCGCGGACCTGCACCCGTGCCGGCTGGTCCGACCGAGCGCTGGAGCATGGATTTCGTTTACGATGCGTTGGCCGATGAACGGCCGTTTCGGGTGTTGAAGGTCGTCGATCTAGTGAAGTCGCCAGAGTCCGATCTTGGAGGCGGCGTCCAGCATGTCAGGGGGCACGGTGAGCGTGGCCCTCGATCGGGCCATCGCCGGGGACTCGGTGCCATGCTCGATCACCGTCGATCACGGCACCGAATTCATGTCGCGCGCGCTCGATGATTGGCCTTCGCGCGCGGTGTGCAGCTGGATTTCATTCGAACAGGGAAACCCGTGGAAAATACCCTCATCGAATCATTCGACAGACGGCTGCGTGACGAGTGCTTGAACGTGCACCAATTCACGTCCATCGAGGATGCCAAGGAGAAGATCGAAGCCTGGCGGGTCGACTACAATGAGCGCCGCCCGCACGGCTCGCTTAGCCATCTGACACCGGACGAGTACGCACGGCAACGCCGGAGTTCACTGACCGCTGAAGGCTCTTTTCTCTAGCGTCGGGTGTCTCGTTTCGGGACCAACGTCACTGACCGGAGCAGTCTGCCTTCGGTGGTTCACTGACCGGGCAAGCTTACGTATGGACCGCCGGACACCGCCGCGCGCTGCTCGACATCCTATAAACCCAGTAGCCCCAGGACTTCCTGTTCGCGTTCTTGCTCTAGCAATCCAAGCCAGGATCCGAGAACCGTGCGGCTCGAATTGGCAACAATCACCAATGGAGTCGTTGAGTTTCGGAAATAGCCTGGCTCAATTCGCACTATCTGCGCAGGCTTCAGTCCTTGCTTGTCTAAATAAGTAACCAGAACCGCCTCCGGCTCCTCACTCACGACCACTAGCTTTAAACCGGGCGCTTGGTGTCTCGCCAGCCTTCGATAGAAGGCCATGCTGTCTGTGCAATATCCGCAGCTGCTTCGCACGTGGACGAGAACCACTCGCTCCGCGTCGAATATCGAGGGTGGCAGGCCTTCGGGTAGCCGTTCGGATGGCTCGTAGACAACTGGCGGCTCGGGCAGAGGAGAGGGCTCTGTGACCAATCGATGAATCAAGAACACAGAAGCCACCACTGCGGCGAAAGCCATCGTCACGTTTGCGGTCAGCTCAGTCGCCGAGCGAAGGGCTCGGCGACCAAGGAACGGCGACAATCTCGCGAGCCCCATTCTGCCTATCTCAGGCTGCACCCGACGGTTTGAGATTGGTACCAATCCTCGCCGGAACAGCCGCATAAGCTTCCCCCAAACTTTTCCGATTGGTATTGGGACGTCTCGCTGCCCCAACTGTTTACTAACTGACCGTTGCAGTTGTACTGTCGGATGCCTACCACGTTGGAACAACTCGAGTCCTCGAAGTAATTGACGTCCATGATGTAGCAGAGATTTCGCCGTGCCTCCACGGACCTTTCGGACACAGCTACGAAGACAGCGGTCGCTATCAACATCGCACCTAGCAAGCGGGTTAAGCGCCTCATTTCATCCTCCTTCAGTCGGGTGTCTGCCGGTTACCGTAGGCGGCAATATTCCTCTCGAAGCTGTATCCGGTCAATCTGGCGACGGGGGCGTTTCTTGCTGTTTAGGGGCAGTAGTTGCGGAATTCTCAGTAAGCGTTCGACAAACCACGTGCTTGACAGGCGATCGCCCCGCGACTTGACGGACGATCGGTAACTGCGGGCCGAACCCGGCGTTATGCGGCCGCGGGGCGGTCGGTTGTGGCGGCCCAGCCTTTGGGGGTGAGTTCGCCTGAGGGGCTCCGGGGTTTTCAGACCAAATCGAGGGTGAGTCTGCGGCACAATCGGCCCTGGGGGGCCAGGAGGACGTGCCGTGAAGAAGAAGCGTTTTTCGGTTGAGCAAATCACCGCGGTGCTAAGGCAAGCGGACCAGGGCGTCCCGGTCGGCGACCTGTGCCGCAAACTCGGGGTCTCGGAGCAGAGCTTCTACCGCTGGAAGAAGGTCTACGGCAGTCTGCAGCCGAGTGAGGCCCGCGAGTTGAAGCAGTTGCGCGACGAGGTCACGAAGCTGAAGCGCCTGGTCGCGGATCTCTCCCTGGACAAAGTCATGCTCCAGGACGTGATCCAAAAAAAGTTCTGAAACCCGTCAAGCAGCGCGAAGTGGCGAAATACTTGATGGGACACTACGACGTCAGTGCACGCCGCGCGTGCCGCGTGATCCGCGCGACGCGATCGTCGACGTACTACACGACGCGGCGCGACCCGCTCACGGCCTTGCGGCAGCGGATGCGCGAGCTGGCCCAGACGCGGGTGCGGTTCGGCTACCGACGCCTGCGGATCCTGCTCCAACGAGAAGGCTGGGCGGTCGGCAAAGAGCGCTTTTATCGGGTGTACACCGAGGAAGGTCTGGCGCTGCGGCGGAAGCGACCGTGGCGGCACGCCACGGCGGTGCATCGCGAGCAGCGGCGCCCGGCGACCGCCAGGAACGACATTTGGAGCATGGACTTCGTCGCCGACGAGCTCACGGATGGACGGCGCTTCCGCACGTTGACGGTGCTGGATCTCTTCACCCGCCAGTGCCTCGACATCGCCGTCGGACGCGGGCTCACCGGACAGGATGTGGTGGCCGCGCTCGAGCGGCTCCGCTTCGATCGGGGCTTGCCCCAGCGGATCTACTGCGACAACGGCAGCGAGTTCGTCGGGGCCGCCATGGATCTGTGGGCGTATACGAACAAGGTCATGCTGGACTTCAGTCGCCGCGGCAAGCCGACCGACAACGCCGCGATCGAGTCCTTCAATGGCCGCTTTCGCGATGAGTGCCTGAACGTGCACTGGTTCGAATCCCTGGAGGATGCATCGACGAAGATCGAGGCCTGGCGGAAAGACTACAATGCGAATCATCCTCACCGAGCTCTCAAGGGCCTCAGCCCCAGTGAATACGCTCGGAAAGCGATGGAACCCTCTGCAGAGTCACTCTAGGATTGGTCCGAAAAAGCCGGTCCCCTCAACAGGGGGCCATTCTCCAGTAACGATTGGTCCGAAGAAACCCGGCAGGTCACGCCGATGCGTGCGTGCGGATGTGTGGCCACGCGGAGCAGGACAGTCGAAGGGCGGGACGTGGACGAGTTTGCAGCTCTGGACCAATGAATAGAGGCGCGCGGCGCGCCGGGCGCCCTCCAGGCTGCCGGCCAAGAGCCAGTTCTTGCGGCCGACCGCGACGACGCGCAGTTGGTTTTCGGCGCGGTTGTTGTCGATGGCCAGGCGGCCGTCCTCGACATAGCGCTGCAGCGCCGCCCCCTGATTGGTGAGATAGCGGATGGCGTCGCCCAGCGGGGATTTCGGAAGCACCGTGCGCGCGAGTTCCTGACGCACCGTGTCGACCGGGCGAGCAGCGGGACCGCCTGGCCGCGGCGGAGCGCACGCCTGGCGTCCGCGTCGCGGTCGGTGCCCGCGCGTTCGACCTGATAGACGTCCACGGTCGTACCCCGTGCCGCCGGGCAAAGATCGCTCCCGATTCGTCGCTCGCGCGCCACTGCGCGACGAGTCTCGCCATCCGTGCCGCTGTCGATCGCTGCGCCATGTCCCACCCTCCAGAGCGGAGGATCGGTCGAACCTCAGGTCGGCTTCAAGACGGGGTTCGTCGAACGCTTACAATTATCCAGCGAGCGCGTGATAGACG contains:
- a CDS encoding TonB-dependent receptor, which translates into the protein MRIRTSAIFMALWLVFTGVASAQVTNTGTIEIVVADADGGRLPGVTVTAAAADTITKRTVVTDGQGVAKLEALAPSAQYTVTVVLQGFKDLTREKILVRSGQTASLTVTMSIAGLTEAVQVTAATPLVDVRSATTGQDITLELTESLPTGRSYQSYLQLVPGVLPDDQASGGNPAARSGLNYSDIGGNVGISADNVYYFDGINVTDPVSGTFGANLNTEIIQEQHVITGAIPAEFVGAPGLISNVITKSGSNTFHGSANYFFQNSNLVAENKNGAAEEFSTKDSAFTFGGPAFKDKAWFFGSYRYTNRKDDVSTLDTNTFMRSVDNTQHQGFAKGSWAATTSDLFSASYMSDPTKINGRRQRDITNARDRAREQGGARYGATYTRVWGGTLLELGANKHNGEVTDLSAIRSSRNDVLFQRTDARVLTDEQVGGFGRDLIDERDNQAIRGSLQHVWKNHTFKGGGEWSRSDNFRDTLYVGQQGFTTLADKYRGAGITAAQVAGGSWTGLQFDVTNTSDFNGLIRTIDASSDRAAFYAAYDANRDGVISQAEAGTGMVFNTANSAGGVNYDRDFQAATGPQETYSKGLSFFVQDEMTFNRLTLNLGLRTERWEHFATTGDNIYTFPWEFAPRLSAAYDIFGDGKHKASAFWGRYYDPVRNNMTNFAGTLTGSILEEQVFVSALNKFVTYRTRGGPAVQDAFFSPTTQTPYTDDMQFGYAVDLGHNMSFDALYFNRKSRDILEDYDLELYADPNGYPGPVNHPDSLFLGYDYFGYTQNPGSNFVIGTLAGGERNFQGLEFVFRKRFANNWQMLTSYNWNDAEGNTNSDSNADFQGDVDFLDPRAPNQYATQPGLIRNMVKGAGSYTFPFGLQLGGTFTWNSGTVASRTFLASGRNLPLRVTTANAFEFAGYTTRWLAPDSVGSLTNPSWGQVDLRAQYNRKIIGEASAELFVDVFNVLNAQGAVRNQDLVAGSGGKAYGAPILWVNPRRAFVGARLKF
- a CDS encoding tetratricopeptide repeat protein produces the protein MRSLIALALAFLSLAPTLSAQSVSPGDRERSRAQNRLGWEQMRSESFEQAVKHFQEAVAIDPEFEMPFYGLGRAHIALKQYVSAISALSRCRDLYRAQVGRQFSNQQEAQRYRSNRIVELDEMVRQVQSGPQTTQAQDQLRQLQEQRRQLQDIIARGNSVTIEAAVPAWVSLSLGSAYFRSGKIADAEREYKAAIEADRRSGEAHSNLAVVYLETGRLVEAEEALRAAKKAGFKVNPQLEQAIKDKKNARP
- a CDS encoding TonB-dependent receptor, encoding MAAPAWAQEQRGSIEGVVKDASGAVLPGATVEADNNGRVTSTVTDSVGVYRFPSLAPGNYRVSANLQGFVAKEVFEVRVGLGQIKKVDFALPLAGVAESVTVTAETPLVDVRQSARQTNIRAEQLELLPQGRDFTTLVTQAPGANNESKLGGLSIDGASAGENRYIIDGIETTDIQDGTSGTNLIADFVEEVQVKSSGYTAEFGGATGGVINVITKSGTNNFTGTAGFQFQGSSLAGARRPTLRSSLTTPATAAEYVSYPKDDETRIEPGFAVGGPVAKNRAWFFGAYQPAITSTDRIVSTSTAVNPSASAFNEDQKITTHNVTGNLTTQLSDNMRGRVAYNNSWRKEDGLLPLLAGTDAAGTNYSKSTTFPNYSVSGNLDWVVSPKVFFGIKGGYRFSDVSDENVPEIARIIFSTGNNLAFPEVPASLRQSTGYQNIPSNTKITRDQQTRLYFQADGTVYGNLGGAHQVKFGVQYDRLGNNVLSGEANNLVRLRWGTQLVSNDPTTRGTYGYYQVRSNGVNPKQGFITEGDIHMNVLGLFIQDAWTINNKLTVNLGVRTEQEKVPTYTTGADIPEFGVEFGFATKLAPRAGFAYDVKGDGKWKVSGSWGVFYDIFKLELPRGSFGGDKWLEYYYTLDTFDYTNLTASANCPPACPGRLLRGPVDFRHPSFGSDAIDPDLKPMKQQEATFGLDHQFNDVMALGVRYVHKQVDRGIEDTGSLDAQSNEIYIIANPGEGLAALAHPGVALPKPVRDYDSVEVAFDKRMADHWYLRTSYLWSRLYGNYSGLSQSDENGRTSPNVGRLYDYPLMMFADGGKAVLGPLPTDRPHQFKTQFIYQFGFGTSVGLNQYVASGLPVTREIGIYPPNTLPVQYLGRGSDGRTPIYSQTDLLVQHGFKVGGREVQLSLNVLNLLNQDTAVGKYSTYQYSGGVIPDEDAFYGGRQTLASLITSQGVAKDPRFLMDNGFQLPIQARVGVKFLF
- a CDS encoding beta-ketoacyl synthase N-terminal-like domain-containing protein, with the protein product MPSPSQSATQVVILGAARTPIGKFGGAFKNVHAAELGAVAARAALARAGVTADDIHEVLMGHGRPAGVGPNAARQVGHRAGVPHTAPAYTINKACAGGMQAVASGAQSILLGESDVALADGIENTSPEPFPIDAADVPRVTRHVMVQPVDGH
- a CDS encoding transposase, giving the protein MAFARGVQLDFIRTGKPVENTLIESFDRRLRDECLNVHQFTSIEDAKEKIEAWRVDYNERRPHGSLSHLTPDEYARQRRSSLTAEGSFL
- a CDS encoding IS3 family transposase (programmed frameshift) yields the protein MKKKRFSVEQITAVLRQADQGVPVGDLCRKLGVSEQSFYRWKKVYGSLQPSEARELKQLRDEVTKLKRLVADLSLDKVMLQDVNPKKVLKPVKQREVAKYLMGHYDVSARRACRVIRATRSSTYYTTRRDPLTALRQRMRELAQTRVRFGYRRLRILLQREGWAVGKERFYRVYTEEGLALRRKRPWRHATAVHREQRRPATARNDIWSMDFVADELTDGRRFRTLTVLDLFTRQCLDIAVGRGLTGQDVVAALERLRFDRGLPQRIYCDNGSEFVGAAMDLWAYTNKVMLDFSRRGKPTDNAAIESFNGRFRDECLNVHWFESLEDASTKIEAWRKDYNANHPHRALKGLSPSEYARKAMEPSAESL